Proteins encoded in a region of the Raphanus sativus cultivar WK10039 unplaced genomic scaffold, ASM80110v3 Scaffold2414, whole genome shotgun sequence genome:
- the LOC130505603 gene encoding uncharacterized protein LOC130505603 — MYTHEMEVCSTVTTKKLSRLAKLILFTIQRVSDASRHKLLTTLDPQLLAKRGKTLRKSLNDAVSTSHSRITCRPSDYEDIQSSFISPVPIQLDYEFSCSSTPPRRSYASTTTGRRSGSRKPLINKRQRNAYVRYNTLPKVRDSAWERHVAAAVIPDVASSTGTMESGHVDRAAEEFIQRFHRQLRLQRWMMAQEV, encoded by the coding sequence ATGTATACACACGAGATGGAAGTTTGTTCAACAGTCACAACCAAGAAGCTCTCAAGACTCGCGAAGCTTATCCTCTTCACCATCCAGAGGGTCTCAGACGCCTCACGACACAAACTCCTCACAACTCTCGATCCTCAGCTACTCGCCAAACGTGGCAAGACCCTACGCAAGTCTCTGAACGACGCCGTATCAACTTCCCACTCCCGCATCACGTGCCGTCCTTCCGACTACGAAGACATCCAGTCTTCCTTCATCTCACCAGTCCCGATCCAGCTGGACTACGAGTTCAGCTGCAGCAGCACCCCACCGAGACGTTCCTACGCCTCAACCACCACCGGACGACGCAGCGGGTCACGCAAACCGCTTATCAACAAACGCCAACGCAACGCGTATGTCCGGTACAACACGCTCCCTAAGGTTCGAGATTCCGCCTGGGAACGACACGTGGCAGCGGCCGTGATTCCTGACGTAGCTAGCAGTACCGGAACTATGGAAAGTGGCCACGTGGACAGAGCAGCGGAGGAGTTTATACAGAGGTTCCATAGACAGCTGAGGTTGCAGAGGTGGATGATGGCTCAGGAGGTTTAG